From one Candidatus Hydrogenedentota bacterium genomic stretch:
- a CDS encoding sodium:solute symporter, whose amino-acid sequence MSHFGALDWTIVIVYFVAMASVGPYFARRNKSTDGYFVGNRSFPAWLLGLAMFATSISSITVVAFPADAYKTAYLRLLPAFMLPVGILITSLTILPMFRRSRCTSAFEYLEGRFGPGIRLYAAIAFLVTQVARISTILYLVSLVFQQMTGADPYVCIFAGGIVIAIYTVSGGIRAIVTAQFVQAFLLWGGAILCFIMIVRGIDGGISTIISTALADHKFMLGDLNAATNTIEKAKWFSLREQAILMMFVMGLNNWLTEYSSNQNTIQKYVAAKNPREATLSIWICCLCSVPTWAFFMFLGTSLYVFYQVNPDPAAAAILTGEGGAKAESILPYFCVSRLPSGILGLVITGVLAAAMSASSSSVNAISAVTITDIYRRHLVKNGDEKHYVLAARIVTAFSCLIMMGGAILFNQMSKLTLQHTGTKLAALLWGGILGIYLLGFFTTRGNGKSVLAGIVCTLIFTGYITAIELEIVTKLKLMAVFGLSENWADLLSKPIHTYYTGVFGNILLFLVAYGVASLFQQRTRDLTNLTIWTRKPVEGEAE is encoded by the coding sequence ATGTCACACTTCGGAGCCTTGGACTGGACCATCGTCATTGTGTACTTCGTGGCCATGGCGTCGGTAGGGCCCTATTTCGCGCGGCGGAACAAATCAACCGACGGCTACTTCGTTGGTAACCGCTCGTTTCCCGCGTGGCTGCTTGGCTTGGCCATGTTCGCGACATCCATTAGTTCCATAACGGTCGTAGCCTTTCCTGCCGATGCATACAAGACGGCGTATTTGCGTTTGCTGCCGGCCTTTATGCTTCCCGTGGGCATACTTATCACGTCCCTGACTATCCTGCCCATGTTTCGCCGCAGTCGATGCACATCGGCGTTTGAATACCTGGAAGGACGATTTGGCCCTGGTATTCGTTTGTACGCAGCGATTGCGTTCCTGGTGACCCAGGTGGCGCGCATCAGCACGATCCTTTATCTCGTGTCGCTCGTGTTTCAGCAGATGACCGGCGCGGATCCGTATGTGTGCATCTTTGCGGGAGGAATCGTAATTGCGATCTATACGGTTTCGGGAGGCATCCGGGCGATTGTCACGGCTCAATTTGTTCAAGCGTTTCTGTTGTGGGGTGGGGCAATTCTGTGTTTCATCATGATCGTTCGAGGTATAGACGGCGGTATTTCCACCATCATCTCGACGGCACTCGCCGATCACAAATTCATGCTCGGCGATTTGAATGCGGCCACGAATACGATCGAAAAGGCGAAGTGGTTTAGCCTGCGCGAGCAAGCCATCTTGATGATGTTCGTGATGGGACTAAACAACTGGCTGACGGAATACAGCAGCAATCAGAACACGATCCAGAAATACGTGGCGGCAAAGAACCCGAGGGAGGCTACGCTTTCAATTTGGATCTGTTGTCTGTGTAGTGTGCCGACGTGGGCATTCTTCATGTTTCTGGGCACCAGCCTTTATGTGTTCTACCAGGTCAACCCAGATCCGGCGGCCGCGGCTATTCTGACCGGCGAGGGTGGCGCGAAGGCCGAGTCCATACTCCCCTACTTCTGCGTGAGCAGGCTGCCGTCGGGGATACTGGGACTTGTGATTACGGGCGTGCTGGCCGCGGCAATGTCGGCTTCGTCATCGAGCGTGAACGCGATTTCGGCGGTCACTATTACGGACATCTATCGGCGTCATCTCGTGAAGAACGGAGACGAGAAGCACTACGTGCTTGCGGCGCGCATCGTAACGGCATTCAGTTGCTTAATCATGATGGGCGGCGCGATTCTCTTCAACCAGATGAGCAAGCTGACGCTTCAGCACACGGGAACGAAATTAGCCGCTCTGCTTTGGGGAGGCATCTTGGGAATCTACCTGCTCGGCTTCTTTACGACGCGCGGCAACGGGAAGAGTGTTCTGGCGGGCATTGTTTGCACGCTCATTTTTACGGGATACATCACCGCCATCGAGCTGGAGATTGTCACGAAGTTGAAACTCATGGCCGTGTTTGGGTTGTCGGAGAATTGGGCCGACCTCTTGAGCAAACCGATTCACACGTACTACACCGGCGTCTTCGGAAACATCCTGCTGTTTCTCGTCGCGTACGGTGTTGCCAGTCTGTTTCAGCAGCGAACACGTGACTTGACTAATCTCACAATCTGGACGCGAAAACCCGTAGAGGGCGAAGCGGAGTAG